Proteins from a single region of Sphingomonas sp.:
- a CDS encoding N-acetyltransferase: MIALVPLDRIDSQAIESLLDRAFGTDRRARTAYRLREGATAIPELSFAAVRDDGALMGTIQCWPVSLVCDDGRSLPLTMVGPVAVEPEWQQEGIGRALMERMLAAVPGCQAPGCDALMLVGDPEYYARFFGFTAERTGGWRLPGPFEPRRLLARGDSVPDCAGMLAPRVRQAA; this comes from the coding sequence GTGATCGCATTGGTGCCGCTCGACAGAATCGACTCCCAGGCTATCGAGTCCCTGCTCGACCGCGCTTTCGGGACCGATCGACGCGCGCGCACCGCGTACAGGCTGCGCGAAGGCGCCACCGCGATTCCCGAGCTGAGCTTCGCCGCCGTCCGCGACGATGGCGCGCTGATGGGAACGATCCAGTGCTGGCCGGTGTCGCTGGTCTGCGACGATGGCCGCAGCCTGCCGCTGACCATGGTCGGCCCGGTCGCGGTCGAGCCCGAATGGCAGCAGGAAGGCATTGGCCGCGCGCTGATGGAGCGGATGCTGGCGGCGGTGCCGGGATGCCAAGCGCCGGGCTGTGACGCGCTGATGCTGGTTGGCGATCCCGAATATTATGCGCGCTTCTTCGGTTTCACCGCCGAGAGAACCGGCGGCTGGCGCCTGCCCGGCCCGTTCGAGCCGCGGCGATTGCTCGCGCGTGGCGATTCCGTGCCGGATTGCGCTGGAATGCTGGCACCGCGGGTTCGACAGGCGGCCTGA
- a CDS encoding dihydroneopterin aldolase has product MSDLLQLQVHDLEVDVLTGIYSEETHLPQPLRISMNVDIDMPERFEADTPLSASKSYIDLKQAATALPEGVHFKLIEAVADYICETLFVSDRRVRRVEIKIVKLAIAERGESIGITLVRHRR; this is encoded by the coding sequence TTGTCCGACCTACTCCAGCTCCAGGTGCACGATCTCGAAGTCGATGTGCTGACCGGAATCTACTCGGAAGAGACGCATCTGCCGCAGCCGCTGCGTATCTCGATGAACGTCGATATCGACATGCCCGAGCGCTTCGAGGCGGATACCCCGCTCAGCGCATCGAAAAGCTATATCGACCTCAAACAGGCCGCGACCGCCCTGCCCGAGGGCGTGCACTTCAAGCTGATCGAGGCCGTCGCCGATTATATCTGTGAGACGCTGTTCGTGTCCGACAGGCGCGTCCGCCGCGTCGAGATCAAGATCGTCAAGCTCGCTATCGCCGAGCGCGGCGAATCGATCGGCATCACGCTGGTGCGCCATCGGCGCTAG
- a CDS encoding energy transducer TonB, producing the protein MAYADRNTGGSRIVAIVLVALIVAGMGYAFVTGLAYQYVKKATEKLDVFDVNDPPPPEEVPPPPPPPDSPVPPPPTLVVTPPAIVAVPQPSPPMMTTPVPQPPPPIAPPAPPAPPAPPAPPPPPRVAKKMTPKGSPQSWVTDDDYPAAALRAEQAGTVGFRLDVDATGKVTECTVTSSSGSSLLDNTACSLLKRRAKFNPAEDANGNKIGAPFNSRFTWKIPK; encoded by the coding sequence ATGGCTTACGCTGACCGGAATACAGGTGGCAGCCGCATCGTCGCGATCGTTTTGGTCGCGCTGATCGTCGCCGGCATGGGATATGCTTTCGTCACCGGCCTCGCATATCAGTACGTCAAGAAGGCGACCGAGAAGCTCGACGTCTTCGACGTGAACGACCCGCCGCCGCCGGAGGAAGTTCCGCCTCCGCCGCCGCCGCCGGATTCGCCGGTTCCGCCGCCGCCTACCTTGGTGGTGACGCCTCCCGCGATCGTGGCCGTGCCGCAGCCCTCGCCGCCGATGATGACGACGCCGGTGCCGCAGCCGCCGCCGCCGATCGCACCGCCGGCTCCGCCGGCTCCGCCCGCGCCTCCCGCGCCGCCGCCGCCGCCGCGCGTCGCGAAGAAGATGACGCCGAAGGGGTCCCCGCAAAGCTGGGTGACCGACGACGACTATCCGGCCGCGGCGCTTCGTGCCGAGCAGGCGGGAACCGTTGGCTTCCGGCTCGACGTCGACGCGACCGGCAAGGTCACGGAGTGCACCGTGACTTCGTCGAGCGGTTCATCTCTGCTGGATAATACGGCGTGCTCGCTGCTCAAGCGCCGCGCCAAGTTCAACCCGGCCGAAGATGCGAACGGCAACAAGATCGGTGCGCCGTTCAACAGCCGCTTCACCTGGAAGATCCCGAAATAA